A segment of the Methanomassiliicoccaceae archaeon DOK genome:
TGGGATCGTCGTCCGCCCTGGCCAGAGCCAGGACCTTGTCCCCGATCATCGGGTTGCCCTGGGATATCTCCCTCTTGATGTCCTCGAAAGCCGCCTGCGTGTCCATGCTGTGGTTCAAACAGTCCGACCGATATAAGGGTTGGGTGGATTCCCTCCGAATGCGGACGTCGTTGTCGCTGTCTCGAAACCGCAATATAATCCGATTCAGATTACTGGACGTCCATGATGATTAAGTCCCTCAAAGTCACGAAGCTCTTCGATGAGTACGATTACAGTTTGGACATCTGCTGTCCCCTCACCTTCCTGCACTCGCCCAACGGCATGGGGAAGAGCACGCTTATGCGCATGACCTACGCTGCCCTGAAAGGGGATGTGAGGTACCTGTCCGACACGCCGTTCGAGAGGATGGAGATCTGGTTCGAAGACGACGCGATCATGGTCCTACAGAAATACGAGGGCAGACTGAACGTCCTGATGCAGAAGAACGAGGTCGACACCCCGCTGACCCCCGACGACATGGCCGAGGTCTGCAAGACAGTGTACATACCGCCGGAGAGGCTGGCCATCAGGAAGAGGGACGGCCACATGGTCCCCACTCTGGAGGCCTATGCCCACGAGCTCTACGAGAAGTTCAGGTACGCCAAGGAGCACACCGAGCTCGAGCCGCATCCGGAGCAGGTCAGGTCGGACCTGAACGACGGCGAGCTGGAGTTCTGGTCCAAGGACCTGAAGGCGAAGCTGGACTTCATCAAGGACGCAGGGTTCGAACCGGACATACCGTCGAGGATGAAGTTCCCCCCGTCCAGGTACGACATCAGCAAGGACCGTCGGGGATACGAGGAGCTTACCGCGTCCATCTCAGAGTACGTCAAGAGGAACTACGTGCTCGCCGAATCGGTCATCATCTTCAAGGACATAGTTAACGAGATCTTCCTGGACAAGACGGTCACCGTCTCGGATTCTGGGAAGATAGGCATCACGATGAACAACGGCATGTCGCTGCCGCTGGTGAAGCTGTCCTCCGGCGAGAAGCAGATAATCATAATGTTCTACGCGCTCCTCTTCCACGCGGAGCCTGGCTCGATCGTCATTCTGGACGAGCCCGAGATCTCGCTCCATGTGAGCTGGCAGCAGAAGCTCGGCAGATACTTCTCCGACATCTGCAGGGTCAGGAACATCCAGATGATCGTGGCCACCCACTCGCCGCAGGTCATTCACGACATGTGGGATTCGGCCAGAGAACTGAGGCCTTCCGATGCGTGAGTACATAACGTCCGATGACATCTGCAACCAGATCTCCATGGAGAGGTCGGTCTTCAGAGGGACCTTCCTAGTTGTCGAGGGGGTCACGGACGAGAGGCTCTTCGAGAAGTTCATCGACAAGGACGAGGTCCGCATAATAGAGGCCCATTCCAAGGACAACGTTCGTCATGCCGTCAAGGACATGGCAAACGTCAGGAGGGATCCGAGGGTCATCGGCATCGTCGACCCCGACCTCGACAGACTGAGGGGCAGGAAGGTGAAGCCGCCGCTGTTCTTCACGGACTGCCGCGACATGGAGATGATGGTCATCAGGAGCAACGCCCTCCAGGACGTGTTGGACGAGTACAGCGACCACGAGCTACTGCAGAAGTTCACGGAGACCGTGGGTCCGGTCAGGGACGCCCTGATATCGGCCAGCTACCCGCTCGGCCTCCTGATGTACATATCCCAGATGGAGGGCCTGAACCTCAGCTTCAAGGACCTGGAGTTCGAGCGCTTCATCAACCCGCGGACGCTGACCCTGAACGCCGGCTCGATGGTCGACACGGTGATATTCAACTCGAAGAACTGCCGCATGGGCAGGAAGGCCCTTCTCCAGAGGCTCGACAGGGAGGCTCAGGACCTGGATGACCAGTGGGAGGCGGCCAGAGGCCACGACACGGTCAACATCCTGCTCATCGCGCTTAAGAGGAACTTCGGTTCGTTCAACAGCCGCGGACTGAACGAGGGCGAACTGGGAGGGGCCCTGAGGCTGGCGTTCTCGGACCAGTGCTTCGTAAAGACAGATCTGTACAGGGACACCAGCGCATGGGCCGCAGAGAACGGAATCGTCCTCTGGGAGATCGTCAGTTGATCTCGAACTCCTCTTCCCTCACAGAACCGTCGGCAGTCTCCATTATCTTGCGTATGCGACGTTCGCCGTCCTCGAGTATCGACCTGCAGTGGTCTCTCAGGGCCACTGCCTGCTCGTAGATCCTCAGGCTCTCGTCCAGGTCTATACCGCCGTCCTCGAGCCTCTTCACCAGCGCCTCAAGGGCGTCGATGCTCTGCTCGAATGTCATCTCCTCAACGTTCTCGTACTCTGTCATTTCCTCTCCTTCTCCTTGATCTCGGCCGACGCGGACCCGTCCCTCATGTGTATTCTGACAGTGCCCCCGACCTGTATGTCGTCCACCGATGTCACTGCCCTGCCGGTACCGTCTGTGACCAAACCGTACCCCCTGGACAGGACGTTGCGGGGATTGAGCGTCTCCAGACGTGCCGATAGCGAGTCCAGCCTGGCGACGGATGAATCGAACCTCCTGCTGACGGATGACTCCACGCGAGAGAACAGCGATGAAGTCCTCTCACCCATGGCCTCCATCCTGGCTAGACCGGCCGACGGGGAGAGCTTGGCGTTCACGACCTCGTAACGCCTCCTCATGTCCGCGACCATCCCCGTGAGCGCGTTGTCGGCGCGGTTGGACAGGTCCTCGAGTGACATGAGCCTCATGCTCAGGTCGTCCAGGGCTTTCTCGGGAGACAGTCTGGCATCTAGCACCTCGAAACGATGGCTCATCCTGTCCAGAGTCGCCGAAAGCGCACGCGAAGCGCGGGCCATGTCGGCGTTGAGCTGCCCGAGTATCTCCACACGGTCCCTCAGTATGATGGCGGCGGCACCGGTTGGCGTCGGTGCGCGCCTGTCCGCGACGAAGTCCGCGATGGTGAAGTCGGTCTCGTGACCGACCGCCGAGACGATCGGGGCCCTAGAGGCGGCGATCGCACGGGCGACGGGCTCCTCGTTGAACGCCCACAGGTCCTCCAGCGAACCGCCTCCCCTGCCGACGATGATGACGTCCACACCGATGCGGTTGAGCAGCTCGATACCTGATACGATGGTCTGCGCAGCTCCCTCCCCCTGGACCATGGCAGGGGCCAGAAGTATGTCCGCTGGGAACCTGCTCTCGGACGTGGTGATGATGTCGTGGATGACCGCGCCCTTCTCGGACGTGACGACCCCGATGGTGCGGGGATACCTGGGAAGCGGACGCTTCCTGGACTCCTCGAAAAGCCCCTCTGCCTCGAGCTTCTTCTTCAGTGCCTCGAAGGCCAGGTAGAGGTCCCCCAGTCCGGCTGGCCTCATGTTCTCGACGACGAACTGGTACGCGCCCCTCTGTACGTAAATGTCCACGGAACCGAAGGCGGACACCTTCATGTTCTCCTTCGGTTCGAAGTCCATCCTCTGGCGGGAATGTGCGAAGAGGACGGCACGTATCTCGCTGCCCGAGTCCTTAAGGGTGAAATAGTAGTGGCCGGAAGGATACCTCTTCAGGTTCGAGATCTCCCCGTTGACCCAGAGGTCCCTCACCGCAGGGGAGTTCCCGAGAACAGTCTTGACCCTGGAGTTGAGCTGGGTTACCGTAATCGTCTCCGCCATGTGACGGTGATTGGCTGTTCCATATATAAGCGGAATCAGGGGAGGTCGCCGATTAAGTACCGCTCCGGAAACGGTGTCCAGACATCGGATCCAGGCACCGAACAACCTCTGTATGATGCAGGAACTGTATTCTGAAAGGGTAAAATAAGATTCCCGCCTACTCCCACACATGAACGCCGATGAGCTCAGATCCAGGATGGACGACGATGTCGTACAGTACCTGGACAGCGTCGTGGACATGTACAACGCCCCCTTCGCCCGCATGATGGGGATCGAGGTCGTCTCGGTCTCCAAGGACGAGGTCGTCTGCGAGATGGAGCTCCGTCCCGACCTGATGAACAGCATGGGTCGCGGCCACGGTGCCGCCGTGTTCGCCCTGGTCGACCACACATTCGCCATCCTCTGCAACCTGAACCATCCCTGCACAGGCCAGAGCACGTCCATCTCCTACTACAGACCGGCCCAGGGGAAACTGAGGGCGGTTGCGAAACCCGTGAACAGGTCGAGGTCCCTCGAGGTGTATGAGGTGCGTGTGTACTCCGAGGAGGGGAAGCTCATAGCCTCTGCCACAAACACAGCTTTCGTCCTGAAGGGGTGATTTCATGGCTGACAGGCGCTGTCCGTACTGCGGCGAACTCGTGCCCAGCACAAGCATCACCTGCCCCAAGTGCTACAGGAAGATCCCCTCCGAGCCGGAACCTGTCCGCAGGGAGTCCGGAAGCCAGTCGAAGGGGTCGGGCAGGAGCAGCAACCGCACCATCGCGATACTGCTCTCCGTGATACCCGGACTCTTCGGCCTGCTGGGACTGGGTCTGATCTACAAGAACCCCCGTAGGAAGATCGGCTACATCGCACTCGTGATAGGACTGCTATTCTTCATAGCGGCCATGGGGTTCACCATCGGGGTCGTGACGGTGTTCCTCGCAGTCCCCTGCTGGATAATCTACGTCCTCGGTTATCTGGGATGCCTGCTTCTAACTTTCATGGACGGTTTCACGGTCAGGACGTTCTGAGTCGAGATCGGTACCACCCTTCGGCCCTGAGCCTCATGAGCACCGAGACCGCCATGCGCGCCAGGTCCAGGGCCCCCTTCCCGTCGCCCACGCAGGCGGGGTCGCCGGGACACAGCCCGTCGTACGCCGTCCTGATCAGCTCGTGTTCCCTCTCCGGAGGGCCCTTGAGCTCAGGGTCGAGCCTCATGGAGATCGAGGGCAGCACTGTCAGATTGCGGGTGCAGTCCCAGGGTTCGTAGTTCAGGTGCTTGCCGAACACGTTCCCCACGTTGTAGGAGGTGCACTCCTTGCCGAAGATGATCTCCTGGACGTCCCTGACAACCCTGTCTAGGTCCTCTCCCAGGTACAGGTCCTCGGGGTTGATGCCGAAGCATCCAGAGAGATGGTCCAGCGATTCCTTCCCGAGGTCCTTCGGATCCATCGCCACCGTCGCATCGTACACGGTGTCGAAATCGCTCCCGTCCGGAAGCATGCGGCACACGGCGATCTGGGCCACGGCGTCCGCTGGCGCCCCCTTCGGACCGGTGGTTGAGACCTCCACGACATAGACCTCGTCCATGCGGGGTCATCGCCCTTTTCGTTCTTAACTCCGTCACTCCTCGCGGGATGCCACCCTCCTGAGCCTGGAGCCGAGCTGGAGCTCGCCTATGGCGTCCGCCACGGTGCGCCCCCTCATGTAGGCGCCGGACCACAGCGAGGCCAGGAACGTGCCCACGGAATCGCACACCAGGTCGGTGAGTGTGTCGTAGGGGCTGTACTGGGTGACGGATCCGGTGAACATGTCGGTCGCGTACTCCATGACCTCCCAGTACACACTGAATGTCAGGGCTATCAGGGCGGTGAAGACAGCAAGGCCACGACCCTCGAAGTTGACGCGTCCGCCGCCGAAATGCTGGATTGTTATGAGCGCGTAGAACACGAGCAGGCCCACCACCGCCGACGAGAGGGTGTGGGTTATGGTGTCGAAGTAGGACACGTCGTCATAGGCGCCGCTTAAGAGACCGAACGCGTGGAGGAACACGGCGAGGGCGATGAGGAACGTGATCGTCCCGGGAAGCGACACGATCCCGACACGCCTGCAGACGGCCGGGACGAAGCAGACGACGGCGCAGAACAGCTCGACGAACAGTCCGTGGACGCCGTCGGAGTAGGCCGAGGCGCAGAGAGCCAGCAGAACGACGCCCATCGCTACGGCGAGGATATCCGCCAGGACGGTGCCGGTGTCCCTCATGCAGACACCTCCTCGATGAAGAAGTCCTTCGACTTTCCGCGCCCCCTGATGGACATCAGCACCGCGAGGACCGCGGTGACGAACGTCGACGCAACGGGGGTGGACATCAGCAGGGGATTGGTGTAGCGGTCGTTGTCGAAGAAGTCCTCGTTGAAGACCGGGAAACCCTCGGCGTACATCAGACCGAACGTGAAGAACATGTCCAGGGCCGACAGCGACATGGCGAAGGTCAGCGCGAACACGATCATCCATGGGATGGTCATGGTGAGACCGTAGCTGCGGTCCATCACCACAGACAGCATGAAGCCCAGCAGGAAGCACTGGTACGCCTGGATCCCGGCTGTCACGTACGTGTACAGGTTGACCTGCCAGATGACCTCCGATTCCAGCGAGTATACGTTGTTGGCTGCGTACACAACCACCGCGACGACCGGGGCGACCATGCTCATGGCGATGATGTTCCGGTTGTAGCGGTAGCCGAGCTCCCTGACGTGGGGGATCACCAGCAGGGTGACGCAGACGATGTCGATGACTAGCCACATCCAGTCCCTTCCCAGGAACGCGATGACGGCGAGGACGGCGGACAGTGCCACCGCTGCCGATACTAGGGTCTTCGAGGGGATCACGGGAGCGAATCTACTTGGAGGATATAACTGCCTTCCATCCTCTGAGGAAGTTAAAGACGGTTTAAGGTCAGAGAATCTTTGTGACCGTATGTCGTCAGGATTGAATAGGCTCAATCCTTGTCCCCGCACATGAGGCGGCTGAAATCCATCGACGAGCTCTACCAGGAGGTAAGGGACTACGACCTCGTCATCACCAACGATGCTGCATTGGAGACTGCTCTGAACGCACGTGTCGACACGGTCCGCATGGGGACCTTCGCCATCACCCCCAGGCATCTCGCCGGTGACCTGAGCTACTTCGTCCTCCGCGAGAGGGAGATCGGCGACCTTGAGCTGGTGGCCGAGGTCTCCCGCCGGACCGAGCTGGATTTCAAGTACGTCTACAGCGAGATTCAGAACTTCAGGGACATCCGCAGGTACACCTCCGATGTCATCAAGTACATCACGACCAAGCGCTCCCGCAGGGTCTACGACGCATACGAGTCGCTTCCGACCCGGGAGAGGGTGATGTCAAGCTTCGACAACACCGGCGACCTCCCCGAGATCCTCAGGGACAAGAGGACTGCTGTCATCGGAATCGATCTTTTCGACGACCTGGACAAGCACTTCGTTCCCCTCGACTGCGACCTGATCGAGATCTTCCACGATGACGGGGCCTACGACATCCCCGAGATCCGCGAGGTGGGCAACGACCGTCAGCTGGCCGAGAACGCGGTGGATCTCATCGATAGAGGATGCGCCAGCGACTACGCTATTGTTCTCAAGGCATCCTCGCCCATCGCGGACGCCGTCAGGGCGGCCCTGTACAGGAGGGGCATCCCCTTCGTCAACAGCCTCAGCGTGAGGGATCTGGCGCAGATCCGCGACTACATCGGCTTCCTGGGATACTGCATGGAGTACGAGACCGTCCGCGTCGGACAGGTCAAGGAGCTGTTCGCCGCGCTCAACGGCTTCTTCACGCCGGGGAGGGAGGGTTTCCTCCTCTCCAAGCTTCCCGACGACGAGCTCAGGGACCACGCCGTCGTGTTCAGGGACGTGATGAGGACCGCGTTTTACGAAGGCCTCACTTTCTCAGAGGTCATGGACCGCTTCTGCGACAAGAGGGCCAGGATCCAGGTTGGGATAGTCATAAACAGCCTGGGGCTCGCCGACCAGACCGTCACCCCCAGGAGACTAGCCGAGCTGAGGTACGCGGTTGACAACGTGGCCGAGCTGAAGCACAACGAGGAGATCCCGGAATCCGAGAAGACCGGGGTCCTGATTGCCGACTGCTCCAACTCCGTCTACATAGACAAGCCGGTCGTCATCTACCTCGGCATGGAGCAGGACTGGAACGTCCCGGTGGTCGGCAGGAGATACGTCGACGCGGAGGACGAGGCGGAGAGGAACGCCATGCGCCTCCAGGCGATGCTTCAGCAGGGCAGCCGCAGGGTGTACATGGTGAACTCCACCAAGAACGGAAAGCGGGCCAAGCCGTGCCTGACCTTCGATCAGGTCCTGGGGAAACCCTGCAGGGACTTCTCCGACATCGCACCCCTCGTGAGGGGCAGATGGGCTGTCAGAACGGACGAAGAGAGGAGCAGGAGGGGCGAGTCCATCATCGACGGCGTCGAGGCCTACGACAGACCGTTCTCCAAATCCACATTCAACGCCTACTACTCCTGCCCGCGGTCGTTCCTGTTCAGAAACCTGCTTCCGTCTGAGGATGAGAAACAGACAGAGTTCGGCAACCTGATCCACTCCTTCGCGGAACTCTACGCCTGCTATCCGGACAGGGTGCGGGAGATCGGACTCGACACCCTCGCCGACATGATTTCCGACCGCTATTCAGGCCTGTCCTCCCCGTCCATGGAGGAGGTGGACTCCGATGCCGTCAAGGTTGCCATGCACAACGTATCAAGGTACATCGACCTGCTCGGTGTCCGTCCGGCCCTGGACAGCAGCAACCTAGGCAGGAGCCATCCCAACAGGTTCCTCGAGGAACTGGGTCTCACCGCGACGAGCACCGTCTGCGAGACGAACCACACCAGCACCGCCCATCCCCTGCACGGGGACTTCGATCTCTACTGGGACGGGGTGATCACCGACTACAAGACCGGAAAGGCCAAGACCGCCAAGGACATAGTCGACGGGATGACCTTCGGGTCCGGCGCCAAACATCCCGAGTTCCAGCCCCTCATCTACCTCGCCCTGGCCTCGGAGATGGATGGGTCGAGAGACGGATTCAACTTGTTCTACGCCATGGAAAACGACGTGGAATCTCTTGAGGATGGGTACGACATCCGCAGGAACATGAGACGCGTCACCGTCTCCCCCGAATCACTGATGGACCTGATGCTTTCTGACGAGTCACTGAGGGCCGACCTGGAATCCGATCTCAGAAAGGAGTTCAAACCGCATATCAGGGAGATCCTGGATGCGATTACGGACATGGCGACGGGCGACCCCGCGGACTGGGCGAGCGACGCAGCCCTGGTCCGGAGGGTGTCCGAGATCGCGGGCATCGGGGGGAAGGACGCCGACAAGAACACACGCACAGCCATCAACAAGATCGCCTCTAGACTGAAGGGCGGCATGATAACGACGCCGGATTCCATTGTCATCCCCCGCGAGACCCTCGACGGGTTCCTCGCGGCCGTGGACAGGATGCACTCCGAGGCTATCGCCCGGTCACTTACCGAACTTCCCGCAAAACCGGTGGTAAACTGTCGTGAGTGCGAATACTACCAGGCGTGCACAAGCGATGTCATACCCATCGATGAGGAGGAGGGTGAGAGCGATGAGTGAGCTGAACCCTTCGCAGCAGGCCATAGCCGACTTCCTGGACGGCATGCTGGTCGTCGATGCCGGGCCCGGGACCGGGAAGACGCACACCATCGTCGAACGCTACGTCAACCTGATCTCGAGGGAGAACGTCTCACCGAGGGACGTCCTGCTGCTGACGTTCACACGCAACGCGGCCAACGAGATGGAGGAGCGCATAAAGAAGGCGCTGTCCGAACGCGGCATGCAGGAGGAATCCAAGCTGGTACAGGCCAGGACGTTCGACTCGTTCTGCCTGTCCGTCATTATGGACTCCCCCGAGGACGCCGGGGAGCTCTTCGGAATCGAGGAGAGGCTGTCCCGCGGAGCGACCATCTCCAGCAACGACACTCTGAACAGACAGCACTTTCGCTCCTATCTGGACAGGTTCCTGAACGAGAGGGGCGAGGACTACGGGGACTGGGCGGCGATCGCGAGCCAGAACCCGCGCGACATGTTCTCGCTGATCGAGAAGCTGATGTCCCGCGGCCTCTTCCCCCTCAGGAAAGGATGGTTCGGGATCGATGCGGAAGCCCAGCTTCACGGAGACCCCGAGGCGATATTCAATGCAATGGCCGACCTGAACAGACGGGGACCAAGGGGAGGCAAGTCGAAGATGGCCGACGCCCTGAAGGATTTCGACTGCAACAACTCCTGTAATGCCCCCTTGGCCGTGGACGGAGAGCTGCCCGAGTCCGCACTGCGGGAGGCGGCAGTCGACGCCTCCAGGGAGGACCTGATCCGCCTTGTCCACGACGTGTACCACGGATACGTGAGGACATGCATATCGGAGGACAGGCTGACGTTCGGCATCAGCTTCATGCTGGCCTTCGCCCTCCTCTACAACGACGCGGGCGTCAGGGAGAGGACGTCCTACAGGTACCTGATGATCGACGAGTTCCAGGACACGAACATCAACCAACTGATGATCGCCCTGATGATCCTGTCCAAGCCGAACCTGTGCGTGGTCGGCGACTGGAAGCAGGGCATATACGGATTCAGATACGTCTCGATAGAGAACATAATATCGTTCGAGGAGAGGTGCGTCGCCATCCGCAGATTCCTGAACGACGACAACGCCAGGGTCCGCTTCACGATCCCGGAGACGACCCTGCTTCCCCTCGATGTGAACTACAGGTCGTCGTCCATGATCATCGACAAGGCGTTCGAGTGCATGCTCCTCCACGGAAGCAAGAACGATCCCTCGCTGGATGCCGAGGAGGTCAGCCGCAAGGTCACGCTCATCACCCAGGGCCGCACGGACATCC
Coding sequences within it:
- a CDS encoding hotdog fold thioesterase, coding for MNADELRSRMDDDVVQYLDSVVDMYNAPFARMMGIEVVSVSKDEVVCEMELRPDLMNSMGRGHGAAVFALVDHTFAILCNLNHPCTGQSTSISYYRPAQGKLRAVAKPVNRSRSLEVYEVRVYSEEGKLIASATNTAFVLKG
- a CDS encoding exodeoxyribonuclease VII small subunit, which translates into the protein MTEYENVEEMTFEQSIDALEALVKRLEDGGIDLDESLRIYEQAVALRDHCRSILEDGERRIRKIMETADGSVREEEFEIN
- a CDS encoding DUF4435 domain-containing protein; this translates as MREYITSDDICNQISMERSVFRGTFLVVEGVTDERLFEKFIDKDEVRIIEAHSKDNVRHAVKDMANVRRDPRVIGIVDPDLDRLRGRKVKPPLFFTDCRDMEMMVIRSNALQDVLDEYSDHELLQKFTETVGPVRDALISASYPLGLLMYISQMEGLNLSFKDLEFERFINPRTLTLNAGSMVDTVIFNSKNCRMGRKALLQRLDREAQDLDDQWEAARGHDTVNILLIALKRNFGSFNSRGLNEGELGGALRLAFSDQCFVKTDLYRDTSAWAAENGIVLWEIVS
- a CDS encoding AAA family ATPase → MMIKSLKVTKLFDEYDYSLDICCPLTFLHSPNGMGKSTLMRMTYAALKGDVRYLSDTPFERMEIWFEDDAIMVLQKYEGRLNVLMQKNEVDTPLTPDDMAEVCKTVYIPPERLAIRKRDGHMVPTLEAYAHELYEKFRYAKEHTELEPHPEQVRSDLNDGELEFWSKDLKAKLDFIKDAGFEPDIPSRMKFPPSRYDISKDRRGYEELTASISEYVKRNYVLAESVIIFKDIVNEIFLDKTVTVSDSGKIGITMNNGMSLPLVKLSSGEKQIIIMFYALLFHAEPGSIVILDEPEISLHVSWQQKLGRYFSDICRVRNIQMIVATHSPQVIHDMWDSARELRPSDA
- the xseA gene encoding exodeoxyribonuclease VII large subunit, encoding MAETITVTQLNSRVKTVLGNSPAVRDLWVNGEISNLKRYPSGHYYFTLKDSGSEIRAVLFAHSRQRMDFEPKENMKVSAFGSVDIYVQRGAYQFVVENMRPAGLGDLYLAFEALKKKLEAEGLFEESRKRPLPRYPRTIGVVTSEKGAVIHDIITTSESRFPADILLAPAMVQGEGAAQTIVSGIELLNRIGVDVIIVGRGGGSLEDLWAFNEEPVARAIAASRAPIVSAVGHETDFTIADFVADRRAPTPTGAAAIILRDRVEILGQLNADMARASRALSATLDRMSHRFEVLDARLSPEKALDDLSMRLMSLEDLSNRADNALTGMVADMRRRYEVVNAKLSPSAGLARMEAMGERTSSLFSRVESSVSRRFDSSVARLDSLSARLETLNPRNVLSRGYGLVTDGTGRAVTSVDDIQVGGTVRIHMRDGSASAEIKEKERK